The DNA segment ATTTTAATGAGTAGCTTGGGAGATTTAGCTGGGACCTGAACTACCTTCGCCAAAGCACCTTTGCCCATCCAGTTATCCCACCAGAAACTAGAGTTGCCTGCTTGAAATTTCCAAATGATATTTTGCTCAGCTTTGGTCTTTGCCGTCGTCAAATCTCTCCAAATATGAGAGTCAGATAGGGTAGGAACTGTGGTAACCAAGTGAGCTCTTTTGCAATATTTAGTATTAAGGAAAGTGGCCAAGAGGGATGGTTGAGTCCTGAATCTCCACCGTCTTTTCAGAGAGAGCATTTCAGTGATATCTTCCATTCTCCTGACCCCCACACACCCCTCATCTTTAGGTAGGCAGAGATTCTTCGATGAGGATCAGTGATAGTTGATTTTTCCTTCAGAAGACTCCCAGAAGAAATTGTTAAAAAGTTTTTCCATAAGCTTGATGATGCCTTTGGGAGGGTTCATAGCAGATAAAATGTAGGTAGTCAAGGATAGGAGGACATGTTTGATTATGGTTATCTTCCCTCTGTAGGAAAGCATCTTCCCCTGCCAACCGTTGAGTCTTTACACAATTTTGGCTAGCATGCCATCAAAGATGCTAATTTTCTTCTTGCCATTGTAGGTTGGACATCCGAGATAATTGAAAGGGAAGGGCTTGTCCATATAAACAGAATTTGTTCTGATTCTATTAATTCTGCTAGCAGAGGTATTCGGAGTATTAACAAAGAAACTCTTGTCGTTGTTCACTTTTTGACCTGATGCTTTTTCATACCTTCTTATCCGACTCTTAATGAGTTTTATCGAGTGTTTATCACCTCCAGTGAATATCATTATATCATCGGCATaagcaaggtgagtaatgatAGGCCCTCTATGGTCCATGGAGAATGGGGTGAAGTTGTTGTGAGTAGTAAGATTGTTTAAGGACCTGGACAGTACCTCAGCTCCAATAATGAACAGGGAAGGAGATAGCGGGTCACCTTGTTTGAGACCTTGCGAGGATGTGAAGAAGCCTTTTCTGGACCCATTAATAATGATAGAATACCACACATCACTAACCAATCTCCAAATTATATCAATCCAAGCTTATGAAAAGCCAAATTTTCTCATGACGGCCATTAGAAATTTTCAGGACATTCTATCGTAGGCTTTAGCCATAACCATCTTGATAACCACATTACCCTCATTGTTGTTCTGCCTTATGTTGTGGATAATTTCTTGTGCTAATTTCACATTATCGGTAATCATTCTGCCCTTGACGAAACCCCTTTGATTAatgaaaattattttctcaagCATAGGGTTCAGTCTTCTAGAAAGAATTTTAGAAATGATTTTGCCGGTGAAGTTGCTCAGGCTAATAGGCCTGAACTCAGAGAAGTTGGTTGGGGAGTCGACTTTAGGAATTAGAATCAGACATGTATGATTATAGAATTTGGTCAGGCCCCTTCCATTGAAATAGTTCTGCACAAAGTCTACAATATCATACTTGATGATATTCCAGCATTTTTGATAGAAGGTGCCATTAAATCCATCTGGTCCCGCTGCACTTAAAGCATTCATACTAAATACATCATCTTTGATCTCATCCTCGTTAGGTATATCATTGAGCATATCATTATCTTCCTCAGTGATACATTTAGGGATACAGTTGAGGACCTCATGATTACTGAATTAATGTTGAAGGTTAAATAGATGCTTGAAGTGATGCACAGCCACCCTTGAAATATTTTCATCCCCTTGGACCCATGAGCCATTTTGATACTTGATCGTGTGAAGATGGATCCTACATCTCATGTTTCTAATTAAACTATGAAAGTATTTGGTGTTGCTATCCCTTTCTTCATACCATTTCTGTTGAGCTTTCTGTCTAAGGATCGCATCTTACATACCTAGCCACTTGATGTATTCTGCCTGGCCTTTATTGAGCTCTTCTCTGGATTGATTTGTGTTGTTAATAGTGCCAATCTCTTCCAGGTTTACCATTTTTGCTTCCCATATGTTAActtattcaaaaatatttccaaTCTTCTATTTCGACCATCTAGTGAGACTCTTATTAAGAAGTTTCAATTTCTATTGTAGCCTCCACTTGGGGTTTCCAGGATCTTGAGTGCTCCAACCCTCTTCTACCAGGTTCATGAATGATGGTTGCTCATCCCagaaatttaggaatttgaaGTATTTGACGCCAGCTTGAGGCTCCTTTTGACATTTGATGAGGAGAGGCTTATGATCTAAGCCAGTTCTTGCTAGGTGCTTGACCATATTATTCTGGAAAGGTTGGGTCCATAGGTCATTAACAAAGACTCTGTTGAGTCTCTTCCAAATCCTTTTTCTAGCTCTCCAGTTGTTGCACCACGTGAATCTAGGGCCTACAAACCCCAAATCCACCACCTCACAATTGTCCATACAGCTACTGAACTCAAAACTTATCCGCATTCTGTGAGGATTGCCCCCTTTGTTTTCCTCTGGATCTAATATTACATTGAAGTCACCCCCAATGCACCAAGGACCATTGATGTGAGTGTGAATTTCTTCCAAACTACTCCAAAGCTCTCTCCTTTCATTCTCAGTACATTTGGCATATACTGCTGTGAGAAATAGATCACAATTAGCGGGGGTGTATTGCATCTTGAAGGTCAGCTGCTGCTCTTTATTGTCGACCACACTGGTTTGATAGTTCTCTGACCAAAAAAATCAAATCTGCCCATTCTTCTTGGCCATACTGTGTTGAAAGTCATATACTTGTCA comes from the Nicotiana tabacum cultivar K326 chromosome 14, ASM71507v2, whole genome shotgun sequence genome and includes:
- the LOC142169050 gene encoding uncharacterized protein LOC142169050 — protein: MQYTPANCDLFLTAVYAKCTENERRELWSSLEEIHTHINGPWCIGGDFNVILDPEENKGGNPHRMRISFEFSSCMDNCEVVDLGFVGPRFTWCNNWRARKRIWKRLNRVFVNDLWTQPFQNNMVKHLARTGLDHKPLLIKCQKEPQAGVKYFKFLNFWDEQPSFMNLVEEGWSTQDPGNPKWRLQ